One window from the genome of Cricetulus griseus strain 17A/GY chromosome 2, alternate assembly CriGri-PICRH-1.0, whole genome shotgun sequence encodes:
- the Fam151b gene encoding protein FAM151B, which translates to MAACTGGPGSWSENILDYFLRNSQITTEDGAEIIWYHAANHKSQMQEALRSAAHMIEADVLLPSDGSEHGQPIMAHPPEMNSDNTLQEWLAEVMKSNKGIKLDFKSLAAARASMLFLDNVKQHLQCPVWMNADILPGPNGSSKVVDAKAFLDTVTSFFPDVTFSLGWTTGWHPEKVNEGYSWTMVKEMDYICSGLTQPVTFPVRAALVRQSCSQLLWLLKKSNRYSLTVWTGKDDSYPTEDLLYIRDYFNKTQVFYDILEPQSHEFKQAIGI; encoded by the exons ATGGCAGCATGCACTGGGGGCCCGG GGTCCTGGAGTGAAAATATACTGGATTATTTTCTTAGAAACAGTCAGATCACGACAGAAGATGGTGCTGAGATCATCTGGTATCATGCAGCCAACCACAAGTCCCAGATGCAGGAGGCATTGAGGA GTGCTGCCCACATGATAGAGGCTGATGTCCTTCTTCCTAGTGATGGATCAGAGCATGGCCAGCCAATCATGGCCCATCCTCCTGAGATGAACAGTGATAACACTCTGCAGGAGTGGCTGGCTGAGGTCATGAAGAGTAACAAGGGCATCAAGTTGGATTTCAAGAG TCTGGCAGCTGCCAGAGCATCCATGCTGTTCCTGGACAATGTGAAGCAGCACCTGCAGTGTCCTGTGTGGATGAATGCGGATATTCTTCCTGGACCAAATGGAAGCAGCAAAGTTGTGGATGCCAAAGCCTTTCTAGACACCGTGAcatccttcttcccagatgtgaCCTTTTCCCTGGGTTGGACAACAGGATGGCATCCGGAGAAAGTCAATGAAG GCTATAGTTGGACAATGGTGAAAGAGATGGACTACATATGCAGTGGACTAACCCAGCCCGTCACGTTTCCTGTCAGGGCAGCTTTGGTCAGGCAGTCCTGTTCTCAGTTACTCTGGCTATTGAAGAAGTCTAACAG GTACAGCCTGACTGTTTGGACTGGAAAGGATGACAGTTATCCCACTGAAGATTTACTTTATATTCGAGACTACTTTAATAAAACCCAAGTTTTCTATGATATTTTGGAACCACAAAGCCATGAATTTAAACAAGCCATTGGGATCTGA